The following is a genomic window from Adhaeribacter radiodurans.
TGCTCCCGCACATCTATTAACCCAATGTGGTAATTGGTTTTAGCTGCAAATAAATTGTGCAGGTATTGAGCTACCCGAAAAGTAACACTGTCCGGACGCGGCGAACCCGAGATAATTTCAATATTCATAAATTCGTAATTCTTCAAAGCTACTATACGCGATATTAAAGAAAGGTTCGGAGTTGCTTAAACTCATTTCTGACATTAAATGCATAAAAAAGCCCTTCAAATTGAAGGGCTTTTTTATGCATTTAAATTTTACTATTATACCAGAATTCGGATAGGGTCTTCTAATAGTTTCTTGAAGGTTTGCAAGAAAGCCGAGCCAACTGCTCCATCTACTACCCGGTGGTCGCAAGATAAAGTTACTTTCATTACGTTGCCCGGTACCACTTGGCCATTTTTTACAACCGGAGTTTGTTTAATACCTCCCACGGCCATTATACAAGCATCCGGCGGATTAATAATGGCGGTAAATTCTTCGATACCAAACATACCTAAGTTCGAAATGGTAAAGGTGTTTCCTTCCCAATCAGCAGGTTGTAACTTTTTGGATTTGGCTTTACCGCTAAAATCTTTTACTTCGCCGGCAATCTGCGATAAGCTTTTCTGATCGGCCTGGCGCACAACGGGTACTAATAAACCTTCTTCTACGGCCATAGCAACCCCAATATTTATTTGTTTATTAAACCGGATTTTATCACCTAACCAAGACGAGTTAACGGCTGGATGAGAACGTAAGGCGGCAGCGGCAGCCTTAATTACTAAATCGTTGAAGGATATTTTAATTGGACTTACCTCATTTAAAGCATTGCGTGTTTCAATTGCTTTGTCCATGTCAATTTCCATGGTGAGGTAAAAATGCGGTGCTGTAAATAAGCTTTCGCTTAAACGCTTGGCAATAACTTTACGCATTTGCGAAACAGGTACCTCTTCGTAATCCTGGCTCGGAGCGCTGGCTGCTACCGGTTGAGGCTTAGCTGCCGGTGCCGGAGCAGCTGTTGTTGCTGCTGCAGGAGCTGCAGGCGCAGCGGCTGGAGTAAACGATTCTACATCTTTTACTACAATACGCCCGTTATCGCCACTTCCTTTTACCTGAGCTAAATCAATTCCTTTTTCTTCGGCAATTTTTTTAGCTAATGGGGAAGCAAAAATTCGACCACCGGTATTTGCCGCAGAAGCCTGAGACGATTGCCCGTTTAGGCCTTGACCAGGAACGTTAACATTTGGATTGGATCCTGAGGGGGTACTATTATTAATCTGGGTATCAGTTTGTGCATTTTCTACCTGCTCATCTGCCTGGTTTAGGTTCTGGCCAGGTGTAGGTTGAGCTCCCGCCGCTCCGCCGTTGCCTCCATTTAGTAATTGTTGGTAATCTGCTCCTTCTTCGCCGATAATAGCAATTACGCCATCTACTGCCACCGAACTACCGGCTTCTACGCCCACATAAAGCAACGTGCCGTCTTCGTACGACTCCAGCTCCATGGTGGCTTTATCGGTTTCTACTTCGGCTAAAATATCACCGGATTTTACTTTATCACCTACTTTTTTGAGCCAGTTGGCAATGGTACCTTCCGTCATGGTGTCGCTCATCTTTGGCATGGTAATTACCGAGGCATTTACCGGCGCACTAGATGGCGCTGGTGCGGCTGGAGCAGCGGCAGCAGGTGCTGGAGCCGGTTTATCGGCCGGAGTAGCAGCCGGTGCGACGGGTTGTTCAGCGGCTTTAGGGGCACTGCCACCACCCTGAATTTCACTTAACAGGCCAGATATATCTTCGTTTTGTTTTCCGATTATTGCTAAAATGCCATCCACCGGAACGGAATCTTTCTCTTTTGGCCCCACGAAGAGCAGTGTGCCATCTTCGTATGATTCTAGTTCCATAGTGGCTTTGTCCGTTTCCACTTCGGCTAAAATATCTCCTGATTTTACGGTATCACCCACTTTTTTAAGCCACGATGCAATCACCCCTTCGGTCATTGTGTCACTCATCTTCGGCATTTTTATAACTTCGGCCATATTTTGTTTTGTTTTGAATGTTCAAAAATAGATTGAAAATTATTTTTATCAAAGTTTATTTGGTTGATAGTCGATAGTCCATGGTTGCTGGTCCAAAGTCAGCAGGTTATAGGAAGTGGTAAAAGAATTAAAAATTTAAATATTCACCTAAATCCCATTCAAAAAACTCTTATCCTTATTAGTTCTGGTATTTTGGTTTAGGAATTCCCGACTAGGGACTATGAACAATGGTTCACAGGTTAATTCAAAACATGGGTCTTAAATGCTCAATATCCATGTGCCGGTGAACGCTAAACATACTACCCGTATACTGTAAAAGGTACAAGCACAAATTATGGTGTTCAAATAAATCCATGCAGTGCAGCGGGTAATTAAGCAATTTGCATAATAAAATGCGCATGGCCCGGCCGTGCATGCAAATTAAAACGGTTTGTTCTTCGGGTCTGGAAAGTAAAACATCTAAAAAATTTTGCTGCCGGTCGGCCACGTCTTGCGGGCTTTCTCCCCCATCAATCCGCAGAGTAATATCTCCATCTTGCCATTTTTGCAATACATCAAAATAATACGCGTCTTCTTCCGGGGTAACGCGGGTACCTTCGCGGGTGCCCCAGCAGATTTCGTTTAAACCCGCATGCGTTTCGTGCGGAATTCCTAAATCTATAAAACCTTGTACGGATTGAATACTGCGTTGGAGTACGGAGGTATAAACTTTATCGAAAGCTACGTGTTTATAGCATTGGAAGAAAAGATCAGCTTGCTGTCGGCCGGTTGCATTTAACGAGGAATCGACTCCGCTTCCCTGAATAATACCTTGCAGATTATAATCAGTTTGGCCGTGACGAAGTAAGTAAACTTTTTTGATACTCAATTTTAAT
Proteins encoded in this region:
- a CDS encoding pyruvate dehydrogenase complex dihydrolipoamide acetyltransferase — translated: MAEVIKMPKMSDTMTEGVIASWLKKVGDTVKSGDILAEVETDKATMELESYEDGTLLFVGPKEKDSVPVDGILAIIGKQNEDISGLLSEIQGGGSAPKAAEQPVAPAATPADKPAPAPAAAAPAAPAPSSAPVNASVITMPKMSDTMTEGTIANWLKKVGDKVKSGDILAEVETDKATMELESYEDGTLLYVGVEAGSSVAVDGVIAIIGEEGADYQQLLNGGNGGAAGAQPTPGQNLNQADEQVENAQTDTQINNSTPSGSNPNVNVPGQGLNGQSSQASAANTGGRIFASPLAKKIAEEKGIDLAQVKGSGDNGRIVVKDVESFTPAAAPAAPAAATTAAPAPAAKPQPVAASAPSQDYEEVPVSQMRKVIAKRLSESLFTAPHFYLTMEIDMDKAIETRNALNEVSPIKISFNDLVIKAAAAALRSHPAVNSSWLGDKIRFNKQINIGVAMAVEEGLLVPVVRQADQKSLSQIAGEVKDFSGKAKSKKLQPADWEGNTFTISNLGMFGIEEFTAIINPPDACIMAVGGIKQTPVVKNGQVVPGNVMKVTLSCDHRVVDGAVGSAFLQTFKKLLEDPIRILV
- a CDS encoding histidine phosphatase family protein, whose translation is MSIKKVYLLRHGQTDYNLQGIIQGSGVDSSLNATGRQQADLFFQCYKHVAFDKVYTSVLQRSIQSVQGFIDLGIPHETHAGLNEICWGTREGTRVTPEEDAYYFDVLQKWQDGDITLRIDGGESPQDVADRQQNFLDVLLSRPEEQTVLICMHGRAMRILLCKLLNYPLHCMDLFEHHNLCLYLLQYTGSMFSVHRHMDIEHLRPMF